A stretch of the Erinaceus europaeus chromosome 23, mEriEur2.1, whole genome shotgun sequence genome encodes the following:
- the BORCS8 gene encoding BLOC-1-related complex subunit 8 isoform X1, producing the protein MEEPEMQLKGKKVTDKFTESVYVLANEPSVALYRLQEHVRRSLPELAQHKADMQRWEEQSQGAIYTVEYACSAVKSLVDSGVHFRSVEGLLRQAISIRDHMNAAQGHSPQDQPSPPRPDPGEPAGAPDQDPRTDATLRPASQASCP; encoded by the exons tgACAGACAAGTTCACGGAGAGCGTGTACGTCCTGGCCAACGAGCCGTCGGTGGCGCTGTACCGCCTGCAGGAGCACGTGCGCCGCTCCCTGCCCGAGCTGGCGCAGCACAAG gctGACATGCAGCGCTGGGAGGAGCAGAGCCAGGGCGCCATCTACACGGTGGAGTACGCCTGCAG CGCCGTGAAGAGCCTGGTGGACAGCGGGGTGCACTTCCGCAGCGTGGAGGGGCTCCTGAGACAGGCCATCAGCATCCGGGACCACATGAACGCTGCCCAGGGCCACAG CCCCCAGGACCAGCCGAGTCCTCCTCGGCCTGACCCGGGAGAGCCTGCAGGCGCCCCTGACCAG GACCCCAGGACAGATGCCACCCTGCGGCCGGCATCTCAGGCCTCCTGCCCCTGA
- the BORCS8 gene encoding BLOC-1-related complex subunit 8 isoform X3 encodes MQRWEEQSQGAIYTVEYACSAVKSLVDSGVHFRSVEGLLRQAISIRDHMNAAQGHSPQDQPSPPRPDPGEPAGAPDQDPRTDATLRPASQASCP; translated from the exons ATGCAGCGCTGGGAGGAGCAGAGCCAGGGCGCCATCTACACGGTGGAGTACGCCTGCAG CGCCGTGAAGAGCCTGGTGGACAGCGGGGTGCACTTCCGCAGCGTGGAGGGGCTCCTGAGACAGGCCATCAGCATCCGGGACCACATGAACGCTGCCCAGGGCCACAG CCCCCAGGACCAGCCGAGTCCTCCTCGGCCTGACCCGGGAGAGCCTGCAGGCGCCCCTGACCAG GACCCCAGGACAGATGCCACCCTGCGGCCGGCATCTCAGGCCTCCTGCCCCTGA
- the MEF2B gene encoding myocyte-specific enhancer factor 2B isoform X3 has product MGPRGRGSPAAAPASPPGLPLARAQTEPRQACPHPSSAGLSPHVWRREWRWGPRLLLPGMWRDPVWCLRPRRKLPEQSHSCLSQGGGAMGRKKIQISRILDQRNRQVTFTKRKFGLMKKAYELSVLCDCEIALIIFNGANRLFQYASTDMDRVLLKYTEYSEPHESRTNADILQTLKRRGLGLDVPEPDEGPQGPGDKPRRLAGDGGDPALPRPRLHPVAPAMPSPDLGFGALPPPGCCDPGALGEALPTQCRPTPFRPTAPKAGPPGLVHPLFPPSHLPGKTPPPLYLDGRRELGGPRGALGAPSSASETLLHPLACCSPPRWPPGSRPGLRGPRPPPPSTAVPPQPAVHPQRPRWSA; this is encoded by the exons ATGGGGCCCAGGGGAAGGGGGTCCCCAGCCGCGGCTCCCGCCTCCCCACCCGGCCTGCCCCTGGCCCGCGCTCAGACGGAGCCCCGCCAGGCCTGCCCCCACCCGTCTAGCGCCGGCCTGTCCCCCCATGTCTGGCGCCGGGAATGGAGGTGGGGACCCAGGCTCCTGCTTCCTGGGATGTGGCGAGACCCCGTTTGGTGTTTACGCCCAAGGAGGAAGCTGCCTGAGCAGAGCCACAGCTGCCTGAGTCAAGGAGG AGGGGCCATGGGCAGGAAGAAGATCCAGATCTCCCGGATTCTGGACCAGAGGAACCGGCAG GTGACCTTCACAAAGCGCAAGTTCGGGCTGATGAAGAAGGCCTACGAGCTGAGCGTGCTGTGCGACTGCGAGATCGCCCTCATCATCTTCAACGGCGCCAACCGGCTGTTCCAGTACGCCAGCACCGACATGGACCGCGTGCTGCTCAAGTACACGGAGTACAGCGAGCCCCACGAGAGCCGCACCAACGCGGacatcctgcag ACGCTGAAGCGCAGGGGCCTGGGCCTGGACGTGCCAGAGCCGGACGAAGGCCCCCAGGGCCCCGGGGACAAGCCGCGCAGGCTGGCGGGGGACGGGGGCGACCCGGCGCTGCCCCGGCCCCGGCTCCAC CCTGTGGCCCCCGCCATGCCCAGCCCTGACCTGGGGTTCGGAGCCCTGCCACCCCCCGGCTGCTGTGACCCCGGGGCGCTGGGGGAGGCTCTGCCCACACAGTGCCGCCCCACCCCCTTCCGACCCACTGCCCCCAAAGCCGGGCCCCCAG GCCTGGTGCACCCCCTCTTCCCTCCAAGCCACCTGCCCGGCAAGACGCCACCCCCCCTCTACCTGGACGGCcgcagggagctgggggggccCCGCGGGGCTCTGGGCGCCCCG agttcggCCTCGGagaccctcctccaccccctggcCTGCTGCAGCCCCCCGCGCTGGCCCCCTGGCAGCCGCCCCGGACTGAGGGGCCCCCGgccgccaccacccagcacag CAGTGCCCCCCCAGCCCGCGGTGCATCCCCAGCGGCCCCGGTGGTCAGCGTGA
- the MEF2B gene encoding myocyte-specific enhancer factor 2B isoform X1, giving the protein MGPRGRGSPAAAPASPPGLPLARAQTEPRQACPHPSSAGLSPHVWRREWRWGPRLLLPGMWRDPVWCLRPRRKLPEQSHSCLSQGGGAMGRKKIQISRILDQRNRQVTFTKRKFGLMKKAYELSVLCDCEIALIIFNGANRLFQYASTDMDRVLLKYTEYSEPHESRTNADILQTLKRRGLGLDVPEPDEGPQGPGDKPRRLAGDGGDPALPRPRLHPVAPAMPSPDLGFGALPPPGCCDPGALGEALPTQCRPTPFRPTAPKAGPPGLVHPLFPPSHLPGKTPPPLYLDGRRELGGPRGALGAPRGVFSSAAPGTPLGGFPFLPAGPSEFGLGDPPPPPGLLQPPALAPWQPPRTEGPPAATTQHSSAPPARGASPAAPVVSVKAEPLSPAPGAPRDFPAFAHPLLLARPLRAPVRRLPPADSWSR; this is encoded by the exons ATGGGGCCCAGGGGAAGGGGGTCCCCAGCCGCGGCTCCCGCCTCCCCACCCGGCCTGCCCCTGGCCCGCGCTCAGACGGAGCCCCGCCAGGCCTGCCCCCACCCGTCTAGCGCCGGCCTGTCCCCCCATGTCTGGCGCCGGGAATGGAGGTGGGGACCCAGGCTCCTGCTTCCTGGGATGTGGCGAGACCCCGTTTGGTGTTTACGCCCAAGGAGGAAGCTGCCTGAGCAGAGCCACAGCTGCCTGAGTCAAGGAGG AGGGGCCATGGGCAGGAAGAAGATCCAGATCTCCCGGATTCTGGACCAGAGGAACCGGCAG GTGACCTTCACAAAGCGCAAGTTCGGGCTGATGAAGAAGGCCTACGAGCTGAGCGTGCTGTGCGACTGCGAGATCGCCCTCATCATCTTCAACGGCGCCAACCGGCTGTTCCAGTACGCCAGCACCGACATGGACCGCGTGCTGCTCAAGTACACGGAGTACAGCGAGCCCCACGAGAGCCGCACCAACGCGGacatcctgcag ACGCTGAAGCGCAGGGGCCTGGGCCTGGACGTGCCAGAGCCGGACGAAGGCCCCCAGGGCCCCGGGGACAAGCCGCGCAGGCTGGCGGGGGACGGGGGCGACCCGGCGCTGCCCCGGCCCCGGCTCCAC CCTGTGGCCCCCGCCATGCCCAGCCCTGACCTGGGGTTCGGAGCCCTGCCACCCCCCGGCTGCTGTGACCCCGGGGCGCTGGGGGAGGCTCTGCCCACACAGTGCCGCCCCACCCCCTTCCGACCCACTGCCCCCAAAGCCGGGCCCCCAG GCCTGGTGCACCCCCTCTTCCCTCCAAGCCACCTGCCCGGCAAGACGCCACCCCCCCTCTACCTGGACGGCcgcagggagctgggggggccCCGCGGGGCTCTGGGCGCCCCG agaggCGTATTCAGCAGCGCGGCCCCTGGAACCCCCCTCGGaggcttccccttcctccctgctgGCCCCTCAG agttcggCCTCGGagaccctcctccaccccctggcCTGCTGCAGCCCCCCGCGCTGGCCCCCTGGCAGCCGCCCCGGACTGAGGGGCCCCCGgccgccaccacccagcacag CAGTGCCCCCCCAGCCCGCGGTGCATCCCCAGCGGCCCCGGTGGTCAGCGTGAAGGCCGAGCCTCTGTCCCCCGCGCCCGGGGCGCCCCGTGACTTCCCGGCCTTCGCCCACCCCCTGCTCCTGGCACGGCCCCTGCGTGCCCCCGTGCGCCGGCTGCCCCCCGCCGACAGCTGGTCTCGGTAG
- the MEF2B gene encoding myocyte-specific enhancer factor 2B isoform X2, whose product MKPTAGLHEACPPHLPLSHFPFPRLRPGTPAPSPGPSRRPPHTRGAMGRKKIQISRILDQRNRQVTFTKRKFGLMKKAYELSVLCDCEIALIIFNGANRLFQYASTDMDRVLLKYTEYSEPHESRTNADILQTLKRRGLGLDVPEPDEGPQGPGDKPRRLAGDGGDPALPRPRLHPVAPAMPSPDLGFGALPPPGCCDPGALGEALPTQCRPTPFRPTAPKAGPPGLVHPLFPPSHLPGKTPPPLYLDGRRELGGPRGALGAPRGVFSSAAPGTPLGGFPFLPAGPSEFGLGDPPPPPGLLQPPALAPWQPPRTEGPPAATTQHSSAPPARGASPAAPVVSVKAEPLSPAPGAPRDFPAFAHPLLLARPLRAPVRRLPPADSWSR is encoded by the exons ATGAAACCCACGGCTGGGTTGCATGAGGCCTGTCCGCCACACCTgcctctctctcacttccccttCCCGAGGCTCAGACCTGGGACCCCCGCCCCTAGCCCAGGACCCTCGAGGAGACCTCCCCACACCCG AGGGGCCATGGGCAGGAAGAAGATCCAGATCTCCCGGATTCTGGACCAGAGGAACCGGCAG GTGACCTTCACAAAGCGCAAGTTCGGGCTGATGAAGAAGGCCTACGAGCTGAGCGTGCTGTGCGACTGCGAGATCGCCCTCATCATCTTCAACGGCGCCAACCGGCTGTTCCAGTACGCCAGCACCGACATGGACCGCGTGCTGCTCAAGTACACGGAGTACAGCGAGCCCCACGAGAGCCGCACCAACGCGGacatcctgcag ACGCTGAAGCGCAGGGGCCTGGGCCTGGACGTGCCAGAGCCGGACGAAGGCCCCCAGGGCCCCGGGGACAAGCCGCGCAGGCTGGCGGGGGACGGGGGCGACCCGGCGCTGCCCCGGCCCCGGCTCCAC CCTGTGGCCCCCGCCATGCCCAGCCCTGACCTGGGGTTCGGAGCCCTGCCACCCCCCGGCTGCTGTGACCCCGGGGCGCTGGGGGAGGCTCTGCCCACACAGTGCCGCCCCACCCCCTTCCGACCCACTGCCCCCAAAGCCGGGCCCCCAG GCCTGGTGCACCCCCTCTTCCCTCCAAGCCACCTGCCCGGCAAGACGCCACCCCCCCTCTACCTGGACGGCcgcagggagctgggggggccCCGCGGGGCTCTGGGCGCCCCG agaggCGTATTCAGCAGCGCGGCCCCTGGAACCCCCCTCGGaggcttccccttcctccctgctgGCCCCTCAG agttcggCCTCGGagaccctcctccaccccctggcCTGCTGCAGCCCCCCGCGCTGGCCCCCTGGCAGCCGCCCCGGACTGAGGGGCCCCCGgccgccaccacccagcacag CAGTGCCCCCCCAGCCCGCGGTGCATCCCCAGCGGCCCCGGTGGTCAGCGTGAAGGCCGAGCCTCTGTCCCCCGCGCCCGGGGCGCCCCGTGACTTCCCGGCCTTCGCCCACCCCCTGCTCCTGGCACGGCCCCTGCGTGCCCCCGTGCGCCGGCTGCCCCCCGCCGACAGCTGGTCTCGGTAG
- the MEF2B gene encoding myocyte-specific enhancer factor 2B isoform X4 has product MGRKKIQISRILDQRNRQVTFTKRKFGLMKKAYELSVLCDCEIALIIFNGANRLFQYASTDMDRVLLKYTEYSEPHESRTNADILQTLKRRGLGLDVPEPDEGPQGPGDKPRRLAGDGGDPALPRPRLHPVAPAMPSPDLGFGALPPPGCCDPGALGEALPTQCRPTPFRPTAPKAGPPGLVHPLFPPSHLPGKTPPPLYLDGRRELGGPRGALGAPRGVFSSAAPGTPLGGFPFLPAGPSEFGLGDPPPPPGLLQPPALAPWQPPRTEGPPAATTQHSSAPPARGASPAAPVVSVKAEPLSPAPGAPRDFPAFAHPLLLARPLRAPVRRLPPADSWSR; this is encoded by the exons ATGGGCAGGAAGAAGATCCAGATCTCCCGGATTCTGGACCAGAGGAACCGGCAG GTGACCTTCACAAAGCGCAAGTTCGGGCTGATGAAGAAGGCCTACGAGCTGAGCGTGCTGTGCGACTGCGAGATCGCCCTCATCATCTTCAACGGCGCCAACCGGCTGTTCCAGTACGCCAGCACCGACATGGACCGCGTGCTGCTCAAGTACACGGAGTACAGCGAGCCCCACGAGAGCCGCACCAACGCGGacatcctgcag ACGCTGAAGCGCAGGGGCCTGGGCCTGGACGTGCCAGAGCCGGACGAAGGCCCCCAGGGCCCCGGGGACAAGCCGCGCAGGCTGGCGGGGGACGGGGGCGACCCGGCGCTGCCCCGGCCCCGGCTCCAC CCTGTGGCCCCCGCCATGCCCAGCCCTGACCTGGGGTTCGGAGCCCTGCCACCCCCCGGCTGCTGTGACCCCGGGGCGCTGGGGGAGGCTCTGCCCACACAGTGCCGCCCCACCCCCTTCCGACCCACTGCCCCCAAAGCCGGGCCCCCAG GCCTGGTGCACCCCCTCTTCCCTCCAAGCCACCTGCCCGGCAAGACGCCACCCCCCCTCTACCTGGACGGCcgcagggagctgggggggccCCGCGGGGCTCTGGGCGCCCCG agaggCGTATTCAGCAGCGCGGCCCCTGGAACCCCCCTCGGaggcttccccttcctccctgctgGCCCCTCAG agttcggCCTCGGagaccctcctccaccccctggcCTGCTGCAGCCCCCCGCGCTGGCCCCCTGGCAGCCGCCCCGGACTGAGGGGCCCCCGgccgccaccacccagcacag CAGTGCCCCCCCAGCCCGCGGTGCATCCCCAGCGGCCCCGGTGGTCAGCGTGAAGGCCGAGCCTCTGTCCCCCGCGCCCGGGGCGCCCCGTGACTTCCCGGCCTTCGCCCACCCCCTGCTCCTGGCACGGCCCCTGCGTGCCCCCGTGCGCCGGCTGCCCCCCGCCGACAGCTGGTCTCGGTAG